CGTGGGCAAATACAAAATCGTGTCGTATCACCGTGTGCGTAGCCTGAAAGAGATGAAAACGTGCTTACATCACGGTTACCCGGTGGCAATTGGTATCAAAGTGTATGAGAGCTTTGAAAGCCCCGAGGTTGCGGAAACTGGTGTGGTTCCTGTTCTGTCTCCTGAGTTTGAGGAGTTTCTTGGTGGCCACGCATGCTTGGTTGTTGGCTATGATGACGAGCGCGAACATTTGAATGTCCGCAACTCTTG
Above is a genomic segment from Polycladomyces subterraneus containing:
- a CDS encoding C1 family peptidase, with product MLRDGMKVLRKLGVCPENDFPYDIRRFTQNPSAKAEADVGKYKIVSYHRVRSLKEMKTCLHHGYPVAIGIKVYESFESPEVAETGVVPVLSPEFEEFLGGHACLVVGYDDEREHLNVRNSWGENWGDHGNCYLPYEFYRNGLIVDMWTAFAE